In Acidobacteriota bacterium, the genomic stretch GCTCGGCAGCAAGCTCTTGCTCTGTGTGCTCTCGCCCAGTTATCTCAACTCGAAGTATTGCGGGTTGGAGCGTGACGAGTTTTTCAAAGCCGCCGATCAGTCGCTGGGCCGCCGCATCGGCAACCGTTCGCGCTGTGTGAAGGTCATCAAGACCTACATTGAACGCGACGCGCATCCACCCGAAATGCAAGGGCTGTTGGGCTATGAACTTTGTGATTTCAACAAAGAGGAAGATCGCCCGCGCGAATACAGCCAGGATGCGCAGGGCTATCAGTATCAGGCTTACCTCGATCTGGTGGATAAGCTGGCTTGGAATCTGAGCGAAACCCTGAACGCCATCAAAACGGCGGCCCCCGCGCCGAAACTGGCGCTGGCCGAAACCAGCCACAAAGGCATCGTCTATCTCGCCGAAGCGACCGCCGACCGCCAGACCGACCGCAAGCAAGTGCAGAGCGAATTGGCCAGCCGTGGTTATCGCGTCGTGCCCGCCGAGCCGCTGCCGCGCGACAGCGCCGAGGGTTATTGCGAGGCCGTGCGCGCGCATTTGCAGGAAGCCAAACTCTCGATTCATCTGATCGGCGAAACCTACGGTTCCATTCCCGACGGCGAAGAGGAGAAGTCCATCATCTACCTGCAAAATGAATTGGCTGCCGAACAAAGCGCCCAGGCCGCGCTGGCGCGCCTGATCTGGCTGCCCAAAGATTTGCAGCCCAAAGGCGAAAAACAAACGCGCTTCCTGGATTACCTGCAAACGAACGGCGTGGCGCAACAAGGGGCTGAACTGCTGCAACGTTCGCTCACCGATCTGCTCAATCGCATTATCGAGAAGCTCGTCCCGCCCAAAGCCGCCGTGCCCAAACCCGCCACCGGGCTGGTTGATGAATTGGTG encodes the following:
- a CDS encoding toll/interleukin-1 receptor domain-containing protein; the protein is MAAFPNDIFISYSHRDNLTIPGAKGWMDKFHALLQVRLSIHLGRDPVIWRDGKLTGGDFFDDEIRDNLLGSKLLLCVLSPSYLNSKYCGLERDEFFKAADQSLGRRIGNRSRCVKVIKTYIERDAHPPEMQGLLGYELCDFNKEEDRPREYSQDAQGYQYQAYLDLVDKLAWNLSETLNAIKTAAPAPKLALAETSHKGIVYLAEATADRQTDRKQVQSELASRGYRVVPAEPLPRDSAEGYCEAVRAHLQEAKLSIHLIGETYGSIPDGEEEKSIIYLQNELAAEQSAQAALARLIWLPKDLQPKGEKQTRFLDYLQTNGVAQQGAELLQRSLTDLLNRIIEKLVPPKAAVPKPATGLVDELVRIYLICDKLDFPTLKPLEDYLFDKGYEVVPTLNEGDEQQVIQYHKEMLLECDAALLYYGQGNEFWLRMKLADMTRKVRGWGRTRAFLARAIYLAAPEQDAKQRFRTLEATLLPPAFNGFSVAALDRFLAELESARNELAQTGATSLGGAQ